GGCTACAGCGACGCGAACGACGGCCTTGGTGACCTTGCCGGACTTGATGCACTGGGTGCAGACGCGCACGCGCTTGTTTGCGCCGTTCACGACTGCCTTGACGGCCTGAAGATTCGGGTTCCAACGACGCTTGGTGACATTGTGCGCGTGCGAGATGTTGTTACCGAACTGAGGACCTTTACCGCAATACTGACAAACCTGTGCCATGACTTATGCTCCGAACGCCGTTTGGGACGTGGATGTTCTCGCAGTGGGAGCGCGATCCAAGGGTACAGGATGGGGCAGCTCGCTTCGGGGCGTACGGCGGAGTGGGTCGCGCCGGGCCTTCTGCGGAGTCTTCAGGATAGCGGAAATCGGCGAGGGAGGCAAGAAAAGTTAGTTCTCTCTCTCTTGTGGCCTCGTCCTCAGGCTTTGAGCCGCGCTTTGAGGTAGCTCATCAGGAGCAGCTTGAATTCTGCAACGATCTCCTGTTTTTCTTCAGGACTGGTCTCCAGATAAAGGGGATGCATGCCCTTCAGGACCTGGACGGTGACATTGGCGACGCGGAAGGATTCCTCCAGCGTCATCTCCGGGAGTTTTTCGCGGAAGAGGGCGGCAAAGTGTTCGCGCAGCCAGCTTCTTCCGGAGGGGTCACGCTGGTTCCCCCGTGGGGTACCCAGCAGAGGGAAGTAAGCGGGGCGTTTTTCGATGTAATCGAGGACGATATCGAAGATCCGGTCGACGAGCTGCTTGATGCTTAGTTTTGAAGGGGTTGCGGTGAAAGGCGCCCAGCGCATCTTCATCTCATCGATGTACTGCTGCCGAAGCGCGTTCATGAGCGCTTCCTTATTCGGGAAGTACTGATACAGCGTTCCGATGGAG
This genomic stretch from Terriglobus saanensis SP1PR4 harbors:
- the rpmB gene encoding 50S ribosomal protein L28 — protein: MAQVCQYCGKGPQFGNNISHAHNVTKRRWNPNLQAVKAVVNGANKRVRVCTQCIKSGKVTKAVVRVAVAA
- a CDS encoding TetR/AcrR family transcriptional regulator is translated as MSNQRRNPQQERGEKRLSQLLEAAASVMADVGYEAATMTQIAELAQASIGTLYQYFPNKEALMNALRQQYIDEMKMRWAPFTATPSKLSIKQLVDRIFDIVLDYIEKRPAYFPLLGTPRGNQRDPSGRSWLREHFAALFREKLPEMTLEESFRVANVTVQVLKGMHPLYLETSPEEKQEIVAEFKLLLMSYLKARLKA